In the Euphorbia lathyris chromosome 5, ddEupLath1.1, whole genome shotgun sequence genome, one interval contains:
- the LOC136230865 gene encoding ER lumen protein-retaining receptor yields the protein MNIFRLAGDMTHLASVLVLLLKIHTIKSCAGVSLKTQELYALVFATRYLDIFTDFISFYNTTMKLIFLGSSFSIVWYMRNHKIVSRSYDKAQDTFRHYFLIVPCILLALLVNEKFTIKEVMWAFSIYLEAVAILPQLVLLQRTRNIDNLTGQYVFLLGAYRSLYILNWVYRYFTEPHYVHWITWISGLVQTLLYADFFYYYFESWKNNRKLQLPA from the exons ATGAATATATTCAGATTAGCAGGTGATATGACTCACCTTGCCAGCGTTCTGGTTTTGCTTCTCAAGATCCACACCATTAAATCATGCGCAG GCGTTTCTTTGAAGACTCAAGAACTCTATGCTTTAGTTTTTGCCACCCGTTATTTGGATATATTCACGGATTTCATATCGTTCTACAACACAACCATGAAGCTAATATTTTTAGGAAGCTCATTTTCAATTGTTTGGTACATGAGGAACCACAAGATCGTTAGTAGGTCATATGATAAGGCTCAAGACACCTTCCGCCATTACTTCCTAATAGTCCCCTGCATACTCTTGGCCCTCCTTGTTAATGAGAAATTCACAATTAAGGAG GTGATGTGGGCGTTTTCCATATATCTAGAAGCTGTTGCCATATTACCACAGCTTGTTCTGCTGCAGAGAACTAGAAATATTGATAACTTGACTGGGCAATATGTGTTTCTTCTTGG AGCATACCGAAGTCTGTACATCCTCAACTGGGTTTACCGCTACTTCACTGAACCACACTATGTTCATTGGATAA CATGGATTTCAGGGCTTGTGCAAACATTGCTTTATGCCGACTTCTTCTACTACTACTTTGAGAG CTGGAAAAACAACAGGAAGCTTCAGTTACCAGCGTAG